One part of the Mariniflexile litorale genome encodes these proteins:
- a CDS encoding glycoside hydrolase family 28 protein — translation MKILKLFLISIMLFSCKQNKNLPNKNEQLTNAIKPDWVDKVGAKLNSFKNEIYFVNDFGAVNNGIVLNTKMIQNTIDACAKAGGGTVTFKPGVYLTGSVFLKEGIQFIVPKDVVLKGSEDIKDYKEIDTRIAGIEMVWPAALINVDNQNNVTIGGEGTIDGQGKVFWDYYWDLRKNDYEPRGLRWIVDYDAKRPRTILVSNSKNVFVKDLNIQRAGFWTVQVLYSEYVTVDGLTIKNNIGGHGPSTDGIDIDSSRWILVQNCDIDCNDDNFCLKAGRDWDGQRVNKPTEYIVIRDCIARKGAGLFTLGSETAGSIRHVYVSNIKGLGTKNGLNIKSATNRGGTVEDIYMENITMEKVGTFMQVGMNWNPAYSYSQLPEEFDEKTIPEHWKKMLHAVEPPSKGIPTFRNITINNIDVKGAKTAINVSGLDNSVIDNITLSNVHIKSETAGQISYSSNWKLNNVKIITKDSSKISIENTTKVDFGESVYLQEIK, via the coding sequence ATGAAAATTTTAAAACTGTTTCTTATTTCGATCATGTTATTTTCTTGTAAACAAAACAAGAATTTACCCAATAAAAATGAACAACTCACTAATGCAATAAAACCTGATTGGGTAGATAAAGTAGGTGCTAAATTAAATAGTTTTAAAAATGAAATATATTTTGTAAACGATTTTGGTGCAGTTAACAATGGCATAGTACTAAACACCAAAATGATACAAAATACTATTGATGCTTGTGCAAAAGCAGGTGGTGGTACAGTAACTTTTAAACCCGGTGTTTATTTAACTGGTTCTGTTTTTCTAAAAGAAGGAATTCAATTTATAGTTCCCAAAGATGTTGTTCTTAAAGGGAGTGAAGATATTAAGGACTATAAAGAAATTGATACGCGTATTGCAGGTATTGAGATGGTATGGCCAGCAGCTTTAATTAATGTTGATAATCAAAATAATGTGACTATAGGGGGAGAAGGGACTATTGACGGACAAGGAAAGGTGTTTTGGGATTATTATTGGGATTTAAGAAAGAACGATTACGAACCGAGAGGGTTACGCTGGATAGTGGATTATGATGCTAAACGCCCAAGAACTATTTTAGTTTCGAATTCAAAAAATGTTTTTGTTAAAGATTTAAATATTCAAAGAGCAGGTTTCTGGACGGTTCAAGTATTGTATTCAGAATATGTTACGGTGGATGGTTTAACAATAAAAAATAACATTGGAGGTCATGGACCAAGTACTGATGGGATTGATATAGATTCGTCTAGATGGATATTAGTGCAAAATTGCGATATAGATTGTAACGACGATAATTTTTGCTTAAAAGCAGGAAGAGATTGGGATGGACAACGTGTAAATAAACCAACCGAGTATATTGTAATAAGAGACTGTATAGCAAGAAAAGGTGCTGGCTTATTTACTTTGGGAAGCGAAACAGCGGGTAGCATCCGTCATGTATATGTATCAAATATTAAAGGATTGGGTACTAAAAACGGTTTGAATATTAAATCGGCAACCAATAGAGGAGGAACAGTTGAAGATATTTATATGGAAAACATTACTATGGAAAAGGTAGGTACTTTTATGCAAGTGGGTATGAATTGGAATCCAGCATATAGTTATTCGCAATTACCAGAAGAATTTGATGAAAAGACAATTCCAGAACACTGGAAAAAAATGCTTCATGCCGTAGAACCTCCTTCAAAAGGAATCCCCACTTTTAGAAATATAACCATAAATAATATTGATGTAAAAGGCGCAAAAACAGCTATTAATGTAAGTGGGTTAGATAATTCTGTGATAGATAATATTACATTAAGCAATGTACACATTAAATCAGAAACAGCAGGACAGATTAGTTACAGTTCTAATTGGAAATTGAATAATGTGAAAATAATAACGAAAGATAGTTCTAAAATATCAATAGAAAATACTACCAAAGTTGATTTTGGAGAATCTGTGTATCTTCAAGAAATAAAATAA
- a CDS encoding DUF4861 domain-containing protein, producing the protein MNKIIKINTLVIFVVLQFMACKTQKHTVTIKLTNPSDNLLIDKAITIRRNQLPIIDSINKYPLLINKTDTIPSQINDTNDDGEWDELFFVIDISAKETKKIRLKWIENKPEYVIRTSARFGKRSSKESPVQPATEEVLFANGVPKSLGYQRYQTDGPSWENDKVGFRHYLDGRNAKDLFGKKTSQMSPENVGVNSKGEVEDNYHVIEAWGRDILAVGNSLGLGGYALITDNVLMRLGITVNDTLNNVEKTTFKIQAEGPVESVLSYNYQNWKPSSDRTYNVKEKTTIWPGMYGYQNTVAISGLQGDENLAVGLVNINNDNPLSIIGENDKYIVLYTHDQQTYDKGWWLGMALILPKDNYLGYTEAPKTGNISNTFLAKLSIKNNKPISYYAIACWELSDSGFVDKSYFETYLKNVTNQLSTEINIKIIN; encoded by the coding sequence ATGAATAAAATAATAAAGATAAATACTCTTGTAATTTTTGTCGTTTTACAATTTATGGCTTGTAAAACACAAAAGCATACTGTAACTATCAAGTTAACCAATCCTTCAGATAATTTACTAATTGACAAAGCTATTACTATAAGAAGAAATCAGTTACCTATTATAGATAGTATTAATAAGTACCCTTTGTTGATTAATAAAACGGATACCATTCCATCTCAAATAAATGATACGAATGATGACGGTGAATGGGATGAATTATTTTTTGTTATAGATATTTCTGCTAAAGAAACTAAAAAAATTCGGCTGAAATGGATTGAAAATAAACCAGAGTATGTTATTAGAACTAGTGCGCGTTTTGGAAAACGCTCGTCAAAAGAGTCTCCAGTACAACCAGCTACCGAAGAAGTATTGTTTGCTAATGGAGTACCTAAGTCTTTGGGATATCAACGCTATCAAACCGATGGACCATCATGGGAAAACGATAAAGTAGGTTTTAGGCATTATTTAGATGGTAGAAATGCTAAAGATCTTTTTGGAAAAAAAACATCTCAAATGTCACCAGAAAATGTAGGTGTTAATTCTAAAGGAGAAGTTGAAGATAATTACCATGTTATAGAAGCTTGGGGTCGAGATATACTGGCTGTTGGAAATTCTTTAGGTCTTGGAGGTTATGCTTTAATTACAGATAATGTGTTAATGCGTTTAGGAATTACAGTAAATGACACATTAAATAATGTTGAAAAAACAACTTTTAAAATTCAAGCGGAAGGCCCTGTAGAATCTGTTTTAAGTTATAACTATCAAAATTGGAAACCTTCTAGCGATAGAACTTATAATGTTAAAGAGAAAACCACTATTTGGCCTGGGATGTATGGCTATCAAAATACAGTTGCTATTTCAGGACTTCAAGGTGATGAAAACTTAGCCGTTGGTTTGGTAAATATTAATAACGATAATCCGTTATCAATCATTGGAGAAAACGATAAATATATCGTGTTGTATACACATGATCAACAAACTTACGACAAGGGTTGGTGGTTAGGTATGGCGTTAATTCTTCCCAAAGACAACTATTTGGGTTACACCGAAGCTCCAAAAACAGGAAATATATCCAATACGTTTTTAGCAAAACTTAGCATTAAAAATAACAAACCAATAAGTTATTACGCCATTGCTTGTTGGGAATTAAGCGATTCTGGTTTTGTTGATAAATCCTATTTTGAAACCTATTTAAAAAACGTAACCAATCAATTATCAACCGAGATAAACATAAAAATTATAAACTAA
- a CDS encoding glycoside hydrolase family 88 protein — MKINLLAVKISFTVMFLLSSLNVLAQELVNDVTSPLHAMQPDYPIPYGAQSIQEVTATLDRVYNFLESKTASKLIDSKTNKEVVNLKNLDKNTVFEPGVFRLTSYEWGVTYGGMLLATEATGNSKYANYTNKRLKLIADIAPFYNKMLKKDKNYPSPIIQSLHPEALDDAGAVCAAMIKAQRAGLNADLKPLIDNFIAYISNKQFRLPDGTLARNRPQPNTLWLDDLFMSVPALAQMGKLTGDIKYFDDAVKQVRQFSERMFNNQNGLYMHGWVQSMEEHPQFHWARANGWAVMTLVELLEVLPKDHSGYKDVLNQLRAHIKGLVHYQDGTGFWHQLIDRNDTYLETSATAIYAYSITRAINRGYIDKAAYSPVAMLAWNAVSTKVNEKGHVEGTCVGTGMGFDPAFYYYRPIHVYAAHGYGPVMLAGAEIIMLLKNNDFEINDSSLQLKANK; from the coding sequence ATGAAAATAAATCTCTTAGCTGTCAAAATCAGTTTTACTGTTATGTTTTTGCTGAGTTCATTAAATGTTTTAGCTCAAGAACTTGTTAATGATGTAACTTCACCTCTTCATGCTATGCAACCAGATTATCCCATTCCCTATGGAGCACAATCTATACAAGAAGTTACAGCGACTTTAGATAGAGTTTATAATTTTCTTGAAAGCAAAACAGCCTCTAAATTAATAGATTCTAAAACGAATAAAGAAGTTGTAAATCTTAAAAATTTAGATAAAAACACAGTTTTCGAACCCGGAGTCTTTAGGTTAACAAGTTACGAATGGGGTGTTACTTATGGAGGTATGTTATTAGCTACTGAGGCAACAGGAAATTCTAAATATGCCAATTATACCAATAAGCGTTTAAAACTTATTGCTGATATAGCTCCCTTTTATAATAAAATGCTAAAAAAGGATAAAAATTACCCTTCGCCAATTATCCAATCATTGCATCCTGAAGCTTTAGACGATGCGGGTGCGGTGTGTGCAGCCATGATTAAGGCACAAAGAGCAGGTTTAAATGCAGATTTAAAACCTTTAATTGATAATTTTATAGCTTACATAAGCAATAAACAGTTTCGTTTGCCAGATGGAACTTTAGCAAGAAACAGACCCCAACCCAATACTTTGTGGTTAGATGATTTATTTATGAGTGTGCCCGCATTGGCACAAATGGGTAAATTAACGGGTGATATAAAATATTTTGATGATGCCGTTAAACAAGTTCGTCAATTTTCCGAACGCATGTTTAATAATCAAAATGGCTTATATATGCATGGTTGGGTACAATCAATGGAAGAACATCCACAATTTCATTGGGCGAGAGCGAATGGCTGGGCGGTTATGACTCTTGTTGAGCTATTGGAAGTGTTACCTAAAGATCATTCTGGTTATAAGGATGTTTTAAATCAATTACGTGCCCATATAAAAGGTTTGGTACATTACCAAGATGGTACTGGTTTCTGGCATCAACTTATTGACCGAAATGATACTTATTTAGAAACTTCAGCTACAGCCATTTATGCTTATTCCATAACACGCGCTATTAATAGAGGGTATATAGACAAAGCTGCATATTCTCCTGTAGCCATGCTTGCTTGGAACGCTGTATCAACAAAAGTAAATGAAAAGGGACATGTAGAAGGTACTTGTGTAGGTACCGGTATGGGTTTTGACCCTGCATTTTACTATTACAGACCTATTCATGTTTATGCTGCTCATGGATATGGCCCAGTTATGTTAGCTGGTGCAGAAATTATTATGCTTTTAAAGAATAACGACTTTGAAATTAATGATAGTTCATTACAGTTAAAAGCGAATAAATAA